One segment of Nostoc flagelliforme CCNUN1 DNA contains the following:
- a CDS encoding transposase family protein yields the protein MSEIEIIKAFADIKDPRRRAGQRHNLPLCLALFTLAIAAGNKGFLAIGDWISSYREELIDLFKPTKNRLPSYSTVRRTLLHINYEQYSLCLANFLSPITVA from the coding sequence GTGTCTGAAATCGAAATTATAAAAGCTTTTGCAGATATAAAAGACCCGCGTCGCCGTGCCGGACAGCGACATAATCTCCCATTATGCCTAGCGCTGTTCACATTGGCGATCGCCGCAGGAAATAAAGGATTTTTAGCAATTGGAGATTGGATTTCAAGCTACCGCGAGGAGTTGATTGACCTTTTTAAACCTACAAAAAATAGGCTACCTTCTTACAGTACAGTGCGTCGTACTTTATTACACATAAATTATGAGCAATATTCGCTATGCCTTGCGAATTTCTTGTCCCCAATCACAGTGGCTTAA
- a CDS encoding transposase → MTPNKNDCIPEQFRFGLVKSCPVVVNFNGEPVTSDAGLILIAELDRKREITSRLAACFKDYREPNKILHPVNGLIAQRIYGLIMGYEDVNDHETLRHDGIFALAVGKAINLEQEPITLAGKSTLNRIEHCPEDISSRADSRYHRIEHDASAIETLLVELFLVVEFFETLFPPSPDLKNDAAVFVDNSVWYCSLDYQTLDSWSRQRRVVAKVEYSYKEVDTRFVVTSLPVNKIPPGRLYTQKYCPRGNMENCLKEQKLGLHSDRTSTHTFEGNQLRLWFASIAYILMNALREQCLANTEFKNATVEIIRTKLLKLGAVITIRKRRILIAISSACPYKEIFAMVYKSLSQLPCPG, encoded by the coding sequence ATGACCCCAAATAAAAACGATTGTATACCGGAACAGTTCAGATTTGGACTAGTAAAATCATGTCCAGTTGTAGTTAATTTCAATGGTGAGCCTGTAACATCTGATGCAGGATTAATATTAATTGCGGAACTAGATAGAAAAAGAGAAATAACATCACGGCTGGCAGCATGTTTTAAAGATTACCGAGAGCCAAACAAAATTCTGCATCCAGTTAATGGCTTAATTGCACAAAGAATATATGGCTTAATCATGGGCTATGAAGATGTAAATGACCATGAAACTCTACGCCATGATGGGATATTCGCACTGGCAGTAGGAAAAGCAATTAATTTAGAACAAGAACCAATTACTCTGGCTGGAAAAAGTACCTTAAATCGGATCGAGCATTGTCCAGAAGATATCTCTTCAAGAGCAGATAGCCGATATCACCGTATTGAACATGATGCATCAGCCATAGAAACACTCCTAGTTGAGCTATTTTTAGTAGTCGAGTTTTTTGAAACCTTATTTCCTCCATCACCAGATTTAAAGAACGACGCAGCAGTATTTGTTGATAACTCAGTTTGGTATTGCTCTCTTGACTATCAAACTCTAGATAGTTGGAGCCGTCAGCGTCGTGTTGTCGCCAAAGTTGAATATAGCTATAAAGAAGTCGATACTCGCTTTGTAGTTACTTCGCTCCCTGTTAATAAAATCCCGCCAGGGCGACTTTATACTCAAAAGTACTGCCCGCGCGGGAATATGGAAAATTGTTTAAAAGAACAAAAGCTAGGGTTACATAGTGATAGAACAAGTACCCATACGTTTGAAGGGAATCAATTACGTTTGTGGTTTGCGTCTATTGCTTATATTTTGATGAATGCTCTACGAGAACAATGTTTAGCAAACACGGAATTCAAAAATGCAACTGTTGAGATTATACGCACAAAATTATTGAAGCTAGGAGCCGTCATTACTATTAGGAAACGACGAATTTTAATCGCAATTAGTAGTGCCTGCCCTTATAAAGAGATTTTCGCAATGGTTTATAAGAGTTTATCTCAATTACCTTGCCCTGGCTGA
- a CDS encoding NF041680 family putative transposase — protein sequence MPKFNYNQLITQFQDFRQKIYNCFESCSDACMNLLDALAGNTGANSIAELSLNPLFPRSYNSIYKAISESFNTTSQDTSNKVEEAEEEKDNLIRVISELIDQPQKRPFYLFATDTTPHPRPYAKTLAERGYIYQPNTIKGNKPINIGHSYSILSILPEKKNANAAPWSIPISGERVSLDKSSVEVGSEQIQALMCDSSLHWHEKLCVLVADSAYSQRSFLFEQSKHQNLVIVARCRSNRIFYQSPPVEESKKKRGCPKKYGERFDLADAETWHLPDETTQTQQTTRKGRLLNITILAWHQMLMRGTKEQKMYRHPFTLIRVHVTDNTGNSVWKPMWLIVIGNQRQQISATVAYQSFRQRFDIEHMFRFCKQHLLMTEFQTPDVKHEENWIRLVMLAYAQLWASKDLATHLPRPWERYLKPESDTIMTPSAVQRDFQRIISEIGTPARSPKTRGNSIGRVQGQAQTQRTKHPIVKKQSKPTPDKQKAA from the coding sequence ATGCCGAAATTTAATTACAATCAATTAATAACGCAATTCCAAGATTTTCGACAAAAAATTTACAACTGTTTTGAATCGTGCAGTGATGCCTGTATGAATTTGTTGGATGCGCTTGCGGGTAATACAGGAGCCAATTCAATTGCTGAGTTATCTTTAAATCCTTTGTTTCCTAGAAGCTATAACTCTATTTATAAAGCAATATCTGAATCATTTAATACAACTAGTCAGGATACGAGCAATAAAGTTGAAGAAGCAGAAGAAGAAAAAGATAACTTAATTAGGGTAATATCTGAGTTAATTGACCAACCACAAAAACGCCCTTTTTACTTATTCGCAACTGATACAACACCACATCCGCGTCCTTACGCTAAAACTTTAGCTGAACGTGGGTATATTTATCAGCCGAATACAATAAAAGGTAACAAACCTATTAATATTGGTCATTCTTATTCGATACTTTCTATCTTACCAGAGAAAAAAAATGCTAATGCTGCACCTTGGTCAATACCAATATCAGGAGAAAGGGTATCCCTTGATAAAAGTAGCGTTGAAGTAGGAAGCGAACAGATTCAAGCACTAATGTGCGATTCATCACTTCATTGGCATGAAAAATTGTGCGTATTAGTAGCAGATAGTGCTTATAGCCAACGTTCATTTCTCTTTGAGCAGTCCAAACACCAAAATTTGGTAATCGTCGCTAGATGCCGTAGTAATCGAATTTTCTACCAATCTCCACCCGTTGAGGAGTCAAAGAAAAAACGTGGCTGTCCAAAAAAATACGGTGAGCGGTTTGATTTGGCTGATGCTGAAACTTGGCATCTTCCGGACGAGACAACACAAACACAGCAGACAACTCGTAAGGGTCGCCTTTTAAACATTACTATCCTTGCTTGGCATCAAATGTTGATGAGGGGAACTAAGGAGCAAAAAATGTACCGTCATCCCTTCACCCTTATTAGGGTTCATGTAACTGATAATACTGGTAATTCTGTTTGGAAACCCATGTGGTTAATTGTCATCGGCAACCAACGTCAACAAATCTCAGCTACTGTTGCTTACCAAAGTTTCAGACAGAGGTTTGATATTGAACACATGTTCCGTTTCTGCAAACAACATTTGTTGATGACGGAGTTTCAAACTCCAGATGTCAAACACGAGGAAAATTGGATACGCTTAGTAATGCTCGCTTACGCACAACTCTGGGCGTCAAAAGATTTAGCAACACACTTACCTAGACCCTGGGAGCGTTATTTAAAACCTGAAAGTGATACAATCATGACTCCCAGTGCCGTACAACGCGATTTTCAAAGAATTATTTCCGAGATTGGTACACCCGCCCGTTCTCCCAAAACCCGAGGAAATTCAATCGGTCGAGTTCAAGGTCAGGCTCAAACGCAACGAACTAAGCATCCTATTGTCAAGAAGCAGTCAAAACCAACACCTGATAAACAAAAAGCCGCGTAA
- a CDS encoding Tn3 family transposase — protein MTSIERTAYPRLKRYFTAKELTEIYTPTKSEIAFAYSTAKGQSNIFNLIVLLKAFQRLGYFPKLSEIPNSIINHIRGCLKMPSEIVLGYENNKTMYRHRVAIREYLKVNDFDKNARHLAALAVHESAKVMDNPADLINVAIGELIKQRYELPGFYTLDRLVRRIRHLVNQKIFNFVINRLEQEYIEYINSLLDSYPTERLTPFNNLKQLPKRPTRNHLNDLLIHFTWLETLGDVKPFLDQITATKIQHFAAEARVLTASEMKAITLPKRITILLCLIYSAQVQTRDNLIEMFLKRMRSIHHKAKEELDKLREKQQSAIERLLGVFTNVLEIFVDEPVNTEILGQVNQVLAPGGGAQQLLNECEAVNAYKGNNYLPLIWRFYKSHRRVFFRLLSALKFSSTSSEKSVVDALKFLVENSHRRGEFIKESINLDFASPQWQKLVLTQNGEHSQIIRRHLEVCVFSYLAAELRSGDICVHGSEDYADHREQLLPWSECLPLIDQYCQNLGLASTADSFVQQLKSMLADTALQVDEAYPDNRQVVINDQGEPVLKKPPRHELSLQAKALIEAVEERFPERNLIDILKNVDYWTNFTRHFGPMSGSDPKLEHAIERYLLTTFAYGCNLGPTQAARHMRGVVTARELSFVNRRHVNADKLNAALTDIINRYNVLNLPKLWGDGSTAAADGTKYELYEDNLLSEYHIRYGGYGGIAYHHVADSYVALFSHFISCGTWEAVYIIEGLLKNNSDIQPDTIHADTQGQSTPVFALAYLLGIKLMPRIRNWKDLNFFRPDKETIYKHIDLLFKDPINWGLIKTHWQDLLQVVLSIQAGKVSSPVLLRKLGNYSHKNRLYQAFQELGRVVRTVFLLEYISDIKLRQQITAATNKVEAYHGFSKWFFFGGFGIIGYNSPEEQEKIIKYNDLIANAVIFHNVVDLTNILRDLKREGYLIMREDVTALSPYMNSHIKRFGDYSIDLDTLPQTLDEVAAFVFV, from the coding sequence GTGACATCTATAGAACGTACTGCTTACCCCAGGTTGAAGCGCTACTTTACTGCCAAAGAACTTACGGAAATTTACACTCCTACAAAATCAGAAATTGCTTTCGCCTATAGCACTGCCAAGGGACAAAGCAATATCTTTAACTTAATAGTTTTATTAAAAGCATTTCAGCGATTAGGGTATTTTCCAAAACTTTCTGAGATTCCCAACTCAATAATCAATCACATTCGTGGCTGCTTAAAAATGCCAAGTGAGATTGTTTTAGGTTATGAAAACAACAAAACAATGTATCGGCATCGAGTTGCTATCCGCGAATATCTCAAGGTAAATGATTTTGATAAAAATGCCAGACACTTAGCAGCATTAGCTGTACATGAATCAGCTAAAGTCATGGATAATCCTGCTGATTTAATCAACGTCGCTATTGGCGAACTAATCAAACAACGGTACGAATTACCGGGATTTTACACTTTAGACAGATTAGTACGTCGTATCCGACATTTAGTTAATCAAAAAATATTTAATTTTGTTATTAACCGACTTGAGCAAGAATATATCGAGTATATAAATAGCTTATTAGATAGTTATCCGACCGAAAGGCTTACCCCTTTTAATAATCTCAAGCAGCTACCCAAGCGTCCAACTCGCAATCATCTCAATGATTTACTTATACACTTCACTTGGTTGGAAACATTAGGGGATGTCAAACCATTCTTAGACCAAATTACTGCTACTAAGATACAACATTTTGCTGCTGAGGCTAGGGTTTTAACTGCTTCTGAGATGAAAGCAATTACGCTTCCCAAGCGAATTACTATTTTACTATGCTTAATTTATTCGGCTCAAGTACAAACCAGGGATAATTTAATTGAAATGTTCCTTAAAAGGATGCGTAGTATTCATCATAAAGCTAAAGAAGAACTAGATAAACTCCGAGAAAAACAACAATCAGCTATAGAGAGATTACTGGGAGTTTTTACCAATGTTCTGGAAATTTTTGTAGATGAACCAGTAAATACAGAAATTCTAGGTCAGGTAAATCAGGTTTTGGCACCCGGAGGAGGAGCGCAGCAATTGTTGAATGAATGCGAAGCTGTCAATGCCTATAAGGGGAACAACTATCTTCCATTAATATGGCGTTTTTATAAAAGCCACCGCCGTGTTTTTTTTCGGTTACTAAGTGCTTTGAAGTTTTCATCTACTAGCAGTGAAAAAAGTGTAGTAGACGCATTAAAATTCCTTGTTGAAAATTCACATCGACGTGGCGAATTTATTAAAGAGAGTATCAATCTGGATTTTGCTTCACCCCAATGGCAGAAACTTGTGTTGACTCAAAATGGAGAACATTCTCAAATTATTCGTCGTCATTTGGAAGTTTGTGTTTTCTCTTATTTGGCGGCAGAATTAAGGTCTGGGGATATCTGTGTTCATGGTAGCGAGGATTATGCTGACCACAGAGAGCAACTACTTCCTTGGTCAGAATGTTTACCTCTGATTGACCAATATTGTCAGAATTTGGGTTTGGCTTCAACTGCCGATAGCTTTGTTCAGCAATTAAAGTCAATGCTTGCTGATACAGCACTTCAAGTAGATGAAGCTTATCCTGATAACCGTCAAGTTGTTATTAATGACCAAGGAGAACCAGTATTAAAAAAGCCGCCACGTCATGAATTGAGTCTCCAAGCCAAGGCACTGATAGAAGCAGTTGAAGAACGTTTTCCAGAACGCAATTTAATTGATATTCTGAAAAATGTTGATTATTGGACTAATTTTACAAGACATTTTGGGCCAATGAGCGGCTCTGACCCCAAGTTAGAACATGCTATTGAGCGTTATTTACTAACTACCTTTGCTTATGGTTGTAACTTAGGTCCAACACAAGCAGCACGACATATGCGGGGAGTGGTAACTGCCAGAGAGCTTTCCTTTGTCAATCGTCGTCATGTGAATGCAGATAAACTAAATGCAGCATTGACCGATATAATTAATCGCTACAATGTTTTGAACTTACCAAAGTTATGGGGTGACGGCTCAACGGCAGCAGCAGATGGAACCAAGTATGAACTTTATGAAGATAACCTGCTGTCTGAGTACCATATTCGATATGGAGGTTATGGTGGCATTGCTTACCATCACGTTGCTGATAGTTATGTGGCATTATTTAGCCACTTTATTTCTTGCGGAACATGGGAAGCAGTTTATATCATTGAAGGCTTGTTAAAAAACAACTCTGATATCCAGCCAGATACAATTCATGCCGACACTCAAGGTCAATCAACACCAGTTTTTGCATTAGCCTATTTGCTGGGTATTAAGTTAATGCCTCGCATTAGAAACTGGAAAGATTTAAATTTCTTTCGTCCTGATAAAGAAACAATTTATAAGCATATAGATTTACTTTTTAAAGATCCTATCAATTGGGGTTTAATAAAAACTCATTGGCAAGACCTTTTACAGGTTGTGCTATCAATTCAAGCCGGAAAAGTTTCTTCGCCAGTTTTATTACGAAAGTTAGGTAACTATAGCCATAAAAATCGGCTTTACCAAGCTTTTCAAGAATTGGGACGAGTAGTAAGAACAGTATTCTTATTGGAGTATATCTCTGATATTAAGTTAAGACAGCAGATTACTGCTGCGACAAATAAAGTTGAAGCTTATCATGGTTTTTCTAAATGGTTTTTCTTTGGAGGATTTGGAATAATTGGTTATAATTCTCCAGAAGAACAAGAGAAAATTATTAAATATAATGATTTGATTGCTAATGCGGTAATCTTTCACAATGTGGTTGATTTAACAAATATTCTGCGTGATTTGAAGCGTGAAGGCTATTTAATCATGCGTGAAGATGTGACCGCTTTAAGTCCTTACATGAATAGTCATATTAAACGATTTGGTGACTATTCGATTGACTTGGATACTTTACCGCAGACATTGGATGAGGTGGCAGCGTTCGTTTTCGTGTAA
- a CDS encoding tyrosine-type recombinase/integrase: MIFNFKKYISLISRSSLAYVWKHYKERHLALVALSVHPHMLRYACGFYLASHGHDTRAIQAYLGHKNIQHTIRYTELTSDRFQKFWLD, encoded by the coding sequence ATGATTTTTAACTTCAAAAAATATATATCACTAATAAGCCGCTCATCTCTTGCTTATGTATGGAAACATTACAAAGAAAGGCATCTTGCTCTTGTAGCTTTATCGGTGCATCCGCATATGTTACGTTATGCCTGCGGGTTTTATTTAGCATCTCATGGTCATGACACCAGAGCTATTCAGGCTTATCTGGGACATAAGAATATTCAACACACTATTCGCTACACAGAACTCACGAGCGATCGCTTCCAGAAATTTTGGCTCGACTGA
- a CDS encoding helix-turn-helix domain-containing protein, with translation MMTNTLVKIESHPQSAKRLIGINYEQFITLVALAEQRHKQKQIEIEKNKVRIIASGGGRKPKMSLREGVCLCLIYLRQKPTFDILGLFFDISKTKANDAFNYWVKVLTRISHK, from the coding sequence ATGATGACAAATACTTTAGTAAAAATTGAATCACATCCCCAGTCAGCAAAACGATTAATTGGTATTAACTATGAACAGTTTATTACATTAGTTGCGTTGGCAGAACAACGACATAAACAGAAACAAATAGAAATTGAAAAAAACAAAGTTCGTATTATTGCTTCTGGCGGTGGACGGAAACCAAAAATGTCTCTGAGAGAAGGGGTCTGTTTATGTCTAATTTACCTCCGGCAAAAACCAACTTTTGATATTTTAGGTTTGTTCTTTGATATATCAAAGACTAAAGCTAATGATGCGTTTAATTATTGGGTGAAGGTTTTGACCCGGATTTCTCACAAGTGA
- a CDS encoding IS630 family transposase yields the protein MLWWIKSGLVLEQQEIGKRLAKDTSTVTRWLQRYRSGGISELLKIKKAPGAKPKIHDAAIAGLEQELKTGKGFSSYGAIVDWLKQEYELEMEYATVYALVRYKLGAKLKVPRPQSHKQDEKLVSEFKKNSGILDSLEKHLAQGKCVRYMCQDETRLGLKTLTGKVITASGVKPTVPVKWDRENFWIYGAIEPLTGQHFQQEYPKLNGDYFQQFLDWLSQQLAEDYAILQIDQAPAHISSAINWPENIIPLLQPPHSPELNPIERLWQFLKKSLKNELFSSIQNLRDRIQQLFNQLTFEQVISVSSYNFILEALFYAASY from the coding sequence ATGCTGTGGTGGATTAAAAGTGGGCTAGTTTTGGAGCAACAAGAAATTGGGAAACGCTTGGCGAAAGATACTTCAACGGTGACAAGGTGGTTGCAAAGATATAGGTCAGGTGGAATATCTGAATTATTGAAAATTAAGAAAGCTCCAGGAGCAAAACCAAAAATTCATGATGCTGCGATCGCAGGATTAGAGCAGGAGTTAAAAACAGGGAAAGGGTTTAGTAGCTATGGTGCAATCGTAGACTGGCTCAAACAAGAATATGAACTTGAGATGGAATATGCAACAGTTTATGCATTAGTTCGATATAAATTAGGGGCAAAGCTCAAAGTACCACGTCCTCAAAGTCATAAGCAGGATGAAAAGTTGGTATCTGAGTTTAAAAAAAACTCAGGTATCCTAGATAGCTTGGAAAAACACTTAGCACAAGGAAAGTGTGTTCGTTATATGTGCCAGGATGAAACCAGGCTTGGATTGAAAACTCTAACAGGGAAAGTAATTACAGCATCTGGAGTCAAGCCAACTGTACCTGTTAAATGGGACAGGGAAAATTTTTGGATTTATGGTGCAATCGAACCATTGACAGGGCAACATTTCCAGCAAGAATACCCTAAATTGAATGGTGACTATTTTCAACAGTTTTTAGACTGGCTATCTCAGCAATTGGCAGAAGATTATGCAATTTTACAAATTGACCAAGCTCCTGCTCATATTAGCAGTGCAATAAATTGGCCAGAAAATATTATTCCTCTACTTCAACCACCTCATTCTCCCGAACTGAACCCGATTGAGAGGCTTTGGCAGTTCCTCAAGAAGTCGCTCAAAAATGAATTATTTTCTTCTATACAAAACTTGCGCGATCGCATACAGCAATTGTTCAATCAACTTACATTTGAGCAGGTAATTTCTGTTTCCTCTTATAACTTTATTTTAGAAGCCCTTTTCTATGCAGCTTCATATTAA